Proteins from one Anaerobranca californiensis DSM 14826 genomic window:
- a CDS encoding YtxH domain-containing protein, with protein sequence MLRQIIEKRQREREEQLKKQKIETAKKVAVTAGVSTAIGAVLGILFAPKSGKETRKDIADKTKEVAETVKEKVVEAKDKAAEVVEKVKNKGQKEVELEVNDEQNLNM encoded by the coding sequence ATGTTAAGACAAATAATCGAAAAAAGACAAAGGGAAAGGGAAGAACAGCTAAAAAAACAAAAAATAGAAACTGCTAAAAAGGTAGCTGTTACCGCTGGAGTTTCCACAGCCATTGGAGCAGTATTAGGAATATTATTTGCCCCTAAATCCGGTAAAGAAACTAGAAAAGATATTGCTGATAAAACTAAAGAAGTAGCGGAAACCGTTAAAGAAAAAGTTGTAGAGGCTAAAGACAAAGCAGCTGAAGTTGTGGAAAAGGTTAAAAACAAAGGTCAAAAAGAAGTTGAACTTGAAGTTAATGATGAACAAAATTTAAACATGTAG
- a CDS encoding UvrD-helicase domain-containing protein, which yields MEFNPEQIKAIESEKRQVLISAGAGSGKTRVLTERFFYLCNKKLEEKITGKHNPIAAQVPEIVAITFTEKAAREMKTRIRKRIDKEIEKISLLPEGEEKGISLTFWQEQKEELDFSVITTFHSFCYKLLQNFALNAELPPDFPLLDQNESLLIKNRVFNELLEIESNFRKWKPLFTYFDKNSIKKAVIAIYEQIGENPEIDVVNLCNSISPHEILEIQDKSLTNIKERLIQNFYQRAGDCVKDLPNPNSVKGKLSEHIRNITNHFTQIDPANFSPDECYELLLQVMPRSANHKWQDSAPAMYELCNEHFKTLKESWKSYDISQINKDELITVIELFMDLLCAFGEKYNKRKEEGGVLDFADLQKKAIKLLEENQEIRKWCQKNYKHIMIDEFQDTNQLQMKMLEYINPQYRFIVGDSKQSIYRFRGADVTIMNTLLDDYKSDGDTEIIDMGRNYRNCDSIIGFVNELFQNLMVKDDSKDYSKYYINYNPLISNRQKDFEKLPNKKVEFLILNGEGEDTEYDLIAQRILELVNNGAEIVKETYITEDGKSEDRWRRANWKDIAILIPARTYLTVLERKLKERNIPYYVHGGVGFFQKEEVQDFLNILRFINRPWEELHILSLLRGPLFRMTLKDFFYLKNHIPQGQNLVNYILTEEFSRDKNLKSEVKEKLAKVYQIFIKYVPFSPQVNLKEALLEIFYDSGLKMALLLQPNSLQSIKNVEKLIDIIVGQNSFSLEQSLEQIEILASLGDKEGEGEAEIPEGNMVTIMTVHGSKGLEFPVVFLPNLNRSPQRDNGKIRYDEEFLLVLKYGEKEEENLTPGYKIVNQKEKIAAIEESKRLFYVAVTRARDYLVMTSHVKKENTNGDSDEIPSGENDSWHNMLKEGLKKNVNLKEYIYIKNFEEVPKSDGKELQKESITLNFDIEDRDILPTFSVSEVVTFMDDPVKYYDYYIVKIDPSFFAENTTKYSDDNVFGGMEFGTLVHRVCELYDGGYSEEESVDIVLEGVEDPTVSLGELKEELLNLLEKYKEIHSLEIGEHIASEWSFTTEVAGAYIVGEIDKIYLKEGVYHLLDLKTNIIKDIENMEGLIKRYLPQIYLYKIAFEREFGGKVENVSLFFLREGIKGLRTIGTDVKYGQKIEEAIKTMISLKKSGAGRDEYLKLYKEKN from the coding sequence ATGGAGTTTAATCCTGAACAAATAAAGGCAATTGAAAGTGAAAAAAGACAAGTATTGATTTCCGCAGGAGCTGGCTCTGGTAAAACCCGGGTGCTAACAGAAAGGTTTTTTTACCTATGCAATAAAAAATTAGAAGAAAAAATCACTGGAAAACACAACCCCATAGCTGCCCAAGTCCCTGAAATAGTAGCAATTACCTTTACAGAAAAAGCTGCCAGGGAGATGAAAACGAGGATTAGAAAAAGGATCGACAAAGAGATAGAAAAAATTAGTTTGTTGCCAGAAGGTGAAGAAAAGGGGATTTCTTTAACCTTTTGGCAAGAACAAAAGGAAGAACTGGATTTTAGCGTAATTACCACTTTCCACAGTTTTTGTTATAAGTTGCTGCAAAACTTTGCTTTAAATGCAGAGCTTCCGCCGGATTTTCCTTTATTAGATCAAAATGAAAGTTTGTTAATAAAAAATCGGGTATTTAATGAGCTATTAGAAATAGAAAGTAATTTTAGAAAGTGGAAACCGTTATTTACCTATTTTGATAAAAATTCAATAAAAAAAGCGGTAATCGCCATTTATGAGCAAATAGGGGAAAATCCTGAAATTGATGTAGTGAATTTATGTAATTCTATCTCCCCCCATGAAATATTGGAGATACAGGATAAAAGTTTAACAAATATCAAAGAAAGGTTAATACAAAATTTTTATCAAAGGGCGGGAGATTGTGTAAAGGATTTACCAAATCCAAATTCTGTTAAAGGGAAACTTAGTGAACATATTAGGAATATAACTAATCATTTTACCCAAATAGATCCTGCCAATTTTTCCCCAGATGAATGTTATGAATTGTTGTTACAGGTGATGCCTAGGTCTGCTAATCATAAATGGCAAGATTCTGCCCCTGCAATGTATGAACTTTGTAATGAACATTTTAAAACCTTGAAAGAAAGTTGGAAAAGTTATGATATTAGCCAAATAAATAAAGATGAACTTATTACTGTAATAGAACTTTTTATGGATTTACTCTGTGCCTTTGGAGAAAAATATAACAAAAGAAAAGAAGAGGGGGGGGTATTGGATTTTGCCGATTTACAGAAAAAAGCTATCAAACTTTTAGAAGAAAATCAAGAGATTAGAAAATGGTGTCAAAAAAATTATAAACACATTATGATTGATGAGTTTCAAGATACTAATCAATTACAAATGAAAATGTTAGAATATATCAACCCCCAATACCGATTTATAGTAGGAGATAGCAAACAATCAATTTACCGCTTTAGAGGTGCCGATGTTACAATAATGAATACTTTGCTCGATGACTATAAATCAGATGGAGATACAGAGATTATCGATATGGGTCGGAATTACCGGAACTGTGACTCTATCATCGGATTTGTCAATGAATTGTTCCAAAATTTGATGGTTAAAGATGATTCTAAAGACTACTCCAAATATTATATTAACTATAATCCTTTAATCAGTAATCGACAAAAAGACTTTGAAAAATTGCCTAATAAAAAAGTGGAATTTTTGATTTTAAATGGAGAGGGAGAAGATACCGAATATGATTTAATAGCCCAGAGAATTTTAGAATTAGTAAATAATGGTGCCGAAATAGTAAAAGAAACATATATTACAGAAGATGGTAAAAGTGAGGACAGGTGGAGAAGGGCTAACTGGAAAGATATCGCCATCTTAATTCCAGCAAGAACTTATTTGACGGTATTAGAAAGAAAGCTCAAAGAAAGGAACATCCCCTATTATGTCCATGGTGGAGTGGGGTTTTTCCAAAAAGAAGAAGTCCAGGATTTTCTCAATATCCTTCGATTTATAAACCGTCCATGGGAAGAACTCCATATTTTATCCCTCCTTAGAGGGCCGTTGTTTAGAATGACTTTAAAGGATTTTTTCTATCTTAAAAATCATATTCCTCAGGGGCAAAATCTTGTTAACTATATCTTGACGGAGGAATTTAGTAGAGATAAAAACTTAAAAAGTGAAGTTAAAGAAAAATTAGCAAAAGTTTATCAAATTTTTATTAAATATGTCCCTTTTAGCCCCCAGGTAAACTTAAAGGAAGCATTATTAGAAATATTTTACGATAGTGGTTTAAAAATGGCTTTATTACTCCAACCTAATTCTTTACAATCGATAAAAAATGTTGAAAAATTGATAGATATTATAGTAGGGCAAAATAGTTTTTCTTTAGAACAGAGTTTAGAACAGATTGAGATACTAGCCAGTTTAGGAGACAAGGAAGGGGAAGGGGAGGCGGAAATCCCTGAAGGAAATATGGTAACTATTATGACAGTCCATGGTTCAAAGGGATTAGAATTTCCAGTAGTGTTTTTACCTAATCTTAACCGCAGTCCCCAAAGGGATAATGGGAAAATCAGATATGATGAGGAATTTTTATTGGTATTAAAATATGGTGAAAAGGAAGAAGAAAATTTAACTCCCGGTTACAAAATAGTAAACCAAAAAGAAAAAATAGCAGCTATAGAAGAATCAAAAAGGTTGTTTTATGTAGCCGTTACTAGGGCGAGGGACTATTTAGTAATGACTTCCCATGTAAAAAAAGAAAATACCAATGGTGATAGTGATGAAATTCCTAGTGGTGAGAATGATTCATGGCATAATATGTTAAAAGAGGGGCTGAAAAAAAATGTCAATCTAAAGGAATACATCTATATCAAAAATTTTGAAGAAGTTCCTAAAAGTGATGGGAAAGAACTTCAAAAAGAGAGCATTACTTTAAATTTTGATATAGAGGATAGGGATATTTTACCTACCTTTTCCGTTTCTGAAGTGGTGACATTTATGGATGATCCAGTAAAATATTATGACTATTATATTGTAAAAATAGATCCTAGTTTTTTTGCTGAAAACACAACAAAATACAGTGATGATAATGTTTTTGGAGGAATGGAATTCGGTACTTTAGTCCACAGGGTTTGTGAATTATATGATGGGGGATATAGTGAAGAAGAGTCGGTAGATATAGTATTAGAAGGGGTAGAAGACCCTACTGTAAGTTTAGGGGAATTAAAGGAAGAACTCTTAAACTTATTGGAAAAATATAAAGAAATTCATAGCTTAGAAATAGGGGAGCATATCGCTAGTGAATGGAGTTTTACTACAGAAGTAGCTGGAGCCTATATAGTAGGAGAAATAGATAAAATTTACTTAAAAGAAGGGGTATATCATCTTTTAGATTTAAAGACAAACATCATTAAAGATATTGAAAATATGGAAGGGCTAATAAAGAGATATCTACCCCAAATATATCTTTACAAAATTGCCTTTGAAAGGGAATTTGGAGGAAAAGTTGAAAATGTATCCCTCTTTTTCTTAAGGGAAGGGATAAAGGGGTTAAGAACTATAGGGACTGATGTTAAGTATGGACAAAAAATAGAAGAAGCTATAAAGACAATGATTAGTCTAAAAAAATCAGGGGCTGGAAGGGATGAATATCTAAAATTATATAAAGAAAAAAACTAG
- a CDS encoding PD-(D/E)XK nuclease family protein, with the protein MPEFKIYLTSLKEIANKSRLKEYYQRQKGLGKPIYYLLPSSKWLQEGRKRQPGLAFKTFDDIADLILKKGNVDYIPVSEGERDLFFQQLLLEEKVTNNLFKAKGYSQTYGQLKRLGLTLEHLPSGLKNLKKYLERYEEEWVLGRKLLDPENRFHQALNLDGIELPLGEVVVDGYIDFSPLQYWMLKGLIKFGINTSVYIPAVESEIVEETLTNLKEIGFSLEKVQYSPKKEPRISIMKGVTIEEEIHGVLEDIKEKLNRGKEFESIGIVLADENYLPMVQLLSSQYRIPLAIPKKSNVLESNLFKTLYLLLRGNSFSSKWDKLAIIDSLYQLSFKSKEDYFLAKEKYLKSYSLDTEIGEKLTILMEFRKKLNKRLPLVEMISLLLETLEGLNFLNLWQERYKGEGNTKVLQRIRFEWLAYQAIITTLKDKREKLVEQGLENLVINLDIFIPWLSQLLTNNSVYLERTPAKGISLYNFREVGLFEGDTLYVMGMNEGILPRNYKLAGYLKEKDLREMPPIYGAPTRSTLKKKDEGIFNQLFYLADNIYFSYTCGFDPENELEPSPFIEEYCKGRAKVKRLTAESRYKEGMVISKEQALEKGAFMLGLGKNVENAPGEFFEILEHIAYLKKGEEILDGSLTTKSEAKIAITALEQYSQCPFRYGMERLLKVKEPLKKEEEISPLSTGTMFHKIVEEFYLNLGVLEKNFSEIEQGVIEKGEEILLSIFEEKWLELEKEYRDIPTYYLELERDKWIKLLKKWWSWEKQIFFDEPLNNQMRIFKLEEEIDYPFPLENGETINLTGKIDRIDVDNNGFTIYDYKTGGVSLKEDEITKGLKLQLPLYIYILEEKIKGGEYIDLGGMLNCYGGCYVSVKNPEKRNKGFWQQKVFEGNLLGVKGKGNSKKLLFNGGEDLINKYNLKEKIKELWEKIRYDYSVKPQICYPSCPYKRVCRVTEDLKEEGENGV; encoded by the coding sequence TTGCCAGAATTTAAAATTTACTTAACATCACTTAAGGAAATCGCCAATAAAAGTCGTTTAAAGGAATATTATCAGCGGCAAAAGGGTTTAGGTAAACCTATCTATTACCTATTGCCATCATCTAAATGGTTACAAGAGGGAAGAAAAAGGCAACCAGGTTTAGCTTTTAAAACCTTTGATGATATTGCTGACCTTATCTTAAAAAAAGGGAATGTAGATTATATTCCTGTATCAGAAGGAGAAAGGGATCTGTTCTTTCAACAGTTGTTATTGGAAGAAAAAGTAACAAATAATTTGTTTAAGGCAAAGGGTTATTCCCAAACATATGGCCAATTAAAAAGGTTAGGATTAACCTTAGAACATTTACCTTCAGGCCTTAAAAATTTAAAAAAATATTTAGAACGGTATGAAGAGGAGTGGGTGTTAGGGCGGAAACTTTTAGATCCAGAAAATCGCTTTCACCAAGCCCTTAATTTAGATGGGATAGAATTACCTTTAGGTGAAGTTGTAGTAGATGGTTACATCGATTTCAGTCCTTTACAATACTGGATGCTCAAAGGCTTAATTAAATTTGGTATAAACACTTCTGTTTACATTCCCGCTGTGGAAAGTGAAATTGTAGAGGAAACCTTGACAAACTTAAAAGAGATAGGTTTTTCTTTAGAAAAAGTCCAGTATTCACCAAAGAAAGAACCAAGAATTTCTATAATGAAAGGTGTTACCATAGAAGAGGAAATTCATGGAGTATTAGAGGATATTAAGGAGAAGCTCAATAGGGGCAAGGAGTTTGAAAGTATAGGAATAGTTTTAGCAGATGAAAATTATTTACCAATGGTACAACTTTTGAGTTCCCAATATAGAATACCCCTGGCTATACCCAAAAAATCTAATGTTTTAGAATCTAATTTATTCAAAACCCTTTATCTCCTTTTAAGGGGGAATAGTTTTAGTAGTAAGTGGGATAAATTGGCCATTATAGATAGTCTTTATCAACTATCCTTTAAAAGTAAAGAAGATTACTTTTTAGCAAAAGAAAAATATTTAAAAAGTTATAGTTTAGATACAGAGATTGGGGAAAAGTTAACTATCTTAATGGAATTTCGTAAAAAATTAAACAAAAGGTTGCCTTTGGTGGAAATGATCTCCCTTTTATTGGAAACATTAGAAGGGTTGAATTTCCTTAATCTTTGGCAAGAAAGGTATAAAGGGGAAGGGAATACCAAAGTTTTGCAAAGGATTCGCTTTGAGTGGCTAGCCTATCAGGCTATTATAACTACCCTTAAAGATAAAAGGGAAAAGTTAGTGGAACAGGGTTTGGAAAATCTAGTAATTAATTTGGATATTTTTATTCCCTGGTTAAGTCAACTTCTTACAAATAACTCCGTCTATTTAGAAAGAACACCGGCTAAAGGGATCTCCCTTTATAATTTTAGGGAAGTTGGCCTATTTGAAGGAGATACCCTCTATGTCATGGGGATGAATGAAGGTATATTACCAAGAAATTATAAATTAGCAGGGTATTTAAAGGAAAAGGATTTAAGGGAGATGCCACCTATCTATGGTGCCCCCACAAGAAGTACCTTAAAGAAAAAGGATGAAGGAATTTTTAATCAATTATTTTATTTAGCTGATAATATCTATTTTTCCTATACCTGTGGTTTTGATCCAGAAAATGAGTTAGAGCCTTCTCCTTTTATTGAAGAATACTGTAAAGGAAGAGCTAAAGTTAAAAGACTTACTGCAGAGAGTAGGTACAAAGAAGGAATGGTAATATCTAAAGAACAAGCCTTAGAAAAAGGAGCTTTTATGTTAGGTTTAGGTAAAAATGTTGAAAATGCTCCAGGGGAATTTTTTGAGATATTAGAACATATAGCCTATTTAAAAAAAGGTGAAGAAATATTAGATGGAAGTTTAACTACTAAAAGTGAAGCTAAAATAGCTATAACTGCTTTAGAACAGTACAGCCAGTGTCCATTCAGATACGGGATGGAAAGATTATTAAAGGTCAAAGAACCCTTAAAAAAAGAAGAAGAGATTAGTCCACTATCTACAGGAACTATGTTTCATAAAATAGTAGAAGAGTTTTACTTAAACTTAGGGGTATTAGAAAAAAACTTTTCTGAAATAGAACAAGGAGTAATAGAAAAAGGTGAAGAAATATTATTAAGTATATTTGAGGAAAAGTGGTTAGAGCTAGAAAAGGAATATAGGGACATCCCTACTTATTATTTAGAACTGGAAAGAGATAAGTGGATAAAACTTCTTAAAAAATGGTGGAGCTGGGAAAAACAAATATTTTTTGATGAACCTTTAAATAATCAGATGAGGATCTTTAAGTTAGAAGAGGAAATAGATTATCCCTTCCCCTTAGAAAATGGAGAAACCATTAATTTGACGGGTAAAATTGACAGGATTGATGTCGATAACAATGGTTTTACTATTTACGATTATAAAACCGGTGGGGTATCTTTAAAGGAAGATGAAATTACAAAAGGATTAAAGTTACAACTTCCACTTTACATTTACATTTTAGAGGAAAAGATCAAAGGTGGAGAATATATAGATTTAGGGGGCATGCTAAATTGTTATGGCGGCTGCTATGTTTCCGTTAAAAATCCCGAAAAGCGAAATAAAGGGTTTTGGCAGCAAAAGGTATTTGAAGGGAATCTTTTAGGGGTTAAAGGTAAAGGAAATTCTAAAAAACTCCTTTTCAACGGTGGAGAAGATTTAATAAATAAATACAACTTAAAGGAAAAAATTAAAGAACTATGGGAAAAGATTAGATATGATTACTCAGTAAAACCTCAAATATGTTATCCTTCCTGTCCTTATAAAAGGGTGTGTCGGGTAACTGAGGACTTAAAGGAGGAGGGGGAAAATGGAGTTTAA
- a CDS encoding FprA family A-type flavoprotein, whose protein sequence is MYNAMEIKKNIYWVGINDKRLELFENLWPLEHGVSYNSYLICDEKIALIDTVAEGNYEYYLKKIQSIIKDRKIDYLIINHMEPDHSGVIPTLIKNYPEIKIIGNVKTLDIFKNFYGGEDYFHLVKEGDQLSLGEYSLKFYPIPMVHWPESMVSYEETTKTLFSNDAFGSFGSLDGGIFDDQLDLVFFEEEMRRYYSNIVGKYSVPVQNALKKLASLEINCICPSHGPIWRSNPQRVISLYDKWSSCESDPGVVIVYGSMYGNTGKMAEAIGQSLAENGIEDIKIYDASKTHLSYILRDIWKYRGLIIGSCAYNNGMFPPVENLTTKLLQLGVKDRLLALFGSYSWNGGGVSNLEKFAEKINMELVGESIEVKSSPKKEDLEKLRELGKLMAEKLKS, encoded by the coding sequence ATGTACAATGCTATGGAAATTAAAAAAAATATTTATTGGGTAGGTATAAATGATAAAAGGTTAGAACTTTTTGAAAACCTTTGGCCATTAGAACATGGTGTTTCTTATAATTCATATTTAATTTGTGATGAAAAAATTGCACTGATTGATACAGTTGCTGAAGGAAATTACGAGTACTACTTAAAGAAAATCCAAAGTATAATAAAAGACAGAAAAATAGATTATTTAATTATTAATCACATGGAGCCAGACCACTCTGGGGTTATCCCTACTTTAATAAAAAATTACCCTGAGATTAAAATCATTGGTAATGTAAAAACCTTAGATATCTTTAAAAACTTTTACGGAGGAGAAGATTATTTCCATTTAGTGAAGGAAGGGGACCAGTTAAGTTTAGGAGAATACAGCCTTAAATTTTACCCCATACCAATGGTCCATTGGCCAGAATCAATGGTAAGCTATGAAGAAACTACTAAAACCTTATTTTCCAATGACGCTTTTGGAAGTTTCGGCTCCCTAGATGGAGGAATTTTTGATGATCAACTTGATTTAGTTTTCTTTGAAGAAGAAATGCGCCGGTATTATTCCAATATTGTTGGTAAATACTCAGTTCCGGTACAAAATGCTTTAAAAAAATTAGCTTCCCTTGAAATAAACTGTATTTGCCCTTCCCACGGCCCAATCTGGAGGAGTAATCCTCAAAGGGTAATTTCCCTTTATGACAAATGGAGTTCATGTGAAAGTGACCCAGGAGTAGTCATTGTCTATGGAAGTATGTACGGCAATACTGGAAAAATGGCAGAAGCTATTGGCCAGTCTTTAGCAGAAAATGGAATAGAAGATATAAAAATTTACGATGCATCTAAAACCCATTTATCCTACATCTTAAGGGATATCTGGAAATACAGAGGGTTAATTATTGGTAGTTGTGCTTATAACAACGGTATGTTTCCGCCTGTAGAAAACCTTACAACTAAACTTTTACAATTAGGTGTTAAAGATAGATTATTAGCTTTATTTGGTAGCTATAGCTGGAATGGTGGAGGCGTTAGTAATTTAGAAAAATTTGCCGAAAAGATCAACATGGAGCTTGTGGGAGAAAGTATAGAAGTTAAAAGTTCTCCAAAGAAAGAGGATTTAGAAAAACTAAGGGAACTAGGTAAACTTATGGCAGAAAAGCTAAAATCTTAA
- the hisS gene encoding histidine--tRNA ligase: MELKKGIDTMKFSTLPPKGTFDVLPKDMELRNYVKDVIRHTYISRGFNEIETPMLENIDLMTNSDGGENLRLIFKILKRGEKLEFRDEVNPDDLCDLALRFDLTLPLSRYYAKNRNELENPFKAFQMGYVFRAERPQKGRYRQFIQSDIDIIGDNSIFAEITILKTVALALAKLGFSNSTIKINDRRLLREIVVKSGLEENFETVCISLDKLDKIGLQGVKEELIDKGISDQKAEELLTSLTDLKSKGLQSFDSIYAKELAQIIEAVGRDYTIEFEPSLVRGMGYYTGPIFEIVSDEFNSSIAGGGRYDNLLTKFQKETIPAVGMSIGFERIIQILKDRGFQIPGKGKKVAILVGEYQKLEKAEELAQKYIEEGHIASIFSIVGVSPNKISKKVNSFIKQGFNDVVVVE; this comes from the coding sequence ATGGAATTAAAGAAAGGAATTGATACCATGAAATTCAGCACTTTACCGCCTAAAGGGACCTTTGATGTGTTACCTAAAGATATGGAATTAAGAAACTATGTTAAAGATGTTATCCGCCATACATATATATCTAGGGGGTTTAATGAAATTGAGACTCCTATGTTAGAAAATATCGACTTGATGACTAACAGTGATGGGGGAGAGAACTTAAGGTTAATCTTTAAAATTCTTAAGAGGGGTGAAAAACTAGAGTTTCGTGATGAAGTGAATCCCGATGACCTTTGTGACCTCGCCTTAAGATTTGATTTGACTTTGCCTTTAAGTAGATATTATGCTAAAAATCGCAATGAACTAGAAAATCCCTTTAAAGCTTTTCAAATGGGTTATGTTTTCAGGGCTGAAAGGCCTCAAAAGGGAAGATACAGGCAATTTATTCAATCGGATATCGACATCATTGGTGATAACAGCATCTTTGCTGAAATTACTATTTTAAAAACGGTGGCATTAGCTTTAGCAAAATTAGGGTTTAGTAATTCTACAATAAAGATCAATGACCGCCGGTTACTTAGAGAAATAGTAGTTAAGTCGGGATTAGAGGAAAACTTTGAAACAGTATGTATTTCCCTAGACAAATTAGATAAAATAGGTTTACAAGGAGTAAAGGAAGAACTGATTGATAAAGGTATTTCAGACCAAAAGGCAGAAGAATTATTGACTTCATTGACTGATTTAAAAAGTAAAGGTCTACAATCCTTTGACAGTATCTATGCTAAAGAGTTAGCCCAAATTATCGAAGCTGTTGGAAGGGATTACACTATAGAATTTGAACCATCTTTAGTTAGGGGTATGGGATATTATACTGGCCCAATTTTCGAGATTGTCAGTGATGAATTCAACAGTTCAATTGCCGGTGGAGGTAGATATGACAATTTATTGACTAAATTTCAGAAAGAAACTATCCCCGCTGTAGGAATGTCTATAGGTTTTGAAAGGATTATTCAAATTTTAAAAGATAGGGGCTTTCAAATTCCAGGAAAAGGGAAAAAGGTGGCAATTTTAGTTGGAGAATATCAAAAATTAGAGAAGGCTGAAGAATTAGCCCAAAAATATATAGAAGAGGGGCATATAGCGTCAATATTTTCAATAGTAGGGGTAAGTCCTAACAAAATATCTAAGAAAGTTAATTCATTTATCAAACAAGGATTTAACGATGTAGTCGTAGTAGAATAA